The Cryomorphaceae bacterium DNA window TCTGCTTTGAACACGGTAAGCGTTTTTGGGTTGACGGGTAAAGTTAACTTTTTCGAGATTGAACTTCAAAATATTGATGGTCAATTATTGGGGTAAGCGGAAGAGTCTGCCCATTCATAAAAGGTATCTATCGAAGGGGAGTGCAAGAATAGGGAGCTGCATACAAGACTAACTCCTTGCTCGATATCAAAAGCAAATGCCACTGAATATTGAGGGCTGATTCTACCCAAAGCCCTACCTTTGATACTATCAAATGATACTATCACCCCCCCTTCTTCCGCTGCCACTTTTCTTCGTTCTCTACGAGGTCTTCGGAGAGTTTGCGGAGGCTGTCTTCTACCTGCTCATACACCTGCAACAGGAGTTTGGGGTGACGCAGGTAGTAGTTATAGGTTGAGTCGAAATCGGTGTGGGTGGTACCGTGGCGCTCAAAAACTGCTTTGTAGTAGCCAAATACATCGCCGGTGGTGTCGCTCAAAAGGTCGTATTTCTGGTTTACCACGGCTTCTACCAGGTGCATATCTACCATCAGGGTAATGAAGTGCTCCTTGCTCAGTGCGTTGGCGGGGGGCGATTCAAGCCTGTCTGACTGGCAAGCCAGCACCAGCACCAGCGGAACGACTTTCAACCAGTGCTTCATCGGTTAAAGCTCAGGCGCATACCGCGCACTTCGTCGTTTACGCGAACGCCGTTGTACACTTGCTCACCGTTTACAAAAGTTGCCGCCACCTTGCTCCTGAAAGTATGCCCTTCAAAAGGCGACCAACCGCATTTGTACAGCAGTTTTCCTGCTTCTACGGTTTCGGGCGAATTGGGTTTAACGAGCACCAGATCGGCAAAATAACCGGGCCTGATAAAGCCGCGGTCTTTTACCGCAAACCGGATGGCCGGCGCATGACAGGCGCGCTGCACGATGAGTTCCGGACTGAAAACACCTTGATGGCACAAGTCGAGCAAGGCGAGTAATCCGTGCTGAACCAGCGGGCCGCCTGCGGGAGCCTCAAAATAGGTTTTGCCTTTTTCCTCGATGGTATGGGGCGCGTGGTCGGTGGCGAGTACGTCAATCCGGCCGTCAATCACTGCTTGTCGAACAGCCGCGCGGTCATCAGCAGTTTTTACGGCTGGGTTCCACTTGATGCGCGCACCATGGGTGTCATAATCGGCATCGGAAAACCACAGGTGGTGGGTACAGGCTTCGGCGGTTATTTTTTTCTCTTCGAGCGGAATGTCATTGCGGAAAAGCCCGGTTTCGCGGGCGGTGGAAATGTGCAGAATGTGCAGATGCGTACCGTACTTTTCGGCCAGCTCCACAGCCATGGATGAGGATTTATAGCAGGCTTCTGCGCTGCGGATAATGGGATGCCAGCGAAAAGGAATGTCTTCGCCGTGCTCATGCCTGAATCGCTCGGTATTGGCGCGAATGGTGGCCTCGTCTTCGCAGTGGGTGGCAATAAGCATTTTGCATTCGGCAAAAAGGTTTTTGAGCGTTTCGCGGTTGTCAACCAGCATGTTGCCGGTGCTGGAGCCCATAAACACCTTTACGCCACACACCTGTTGCGGGTCGGTTTTAAGTACCTCGGCGAGGTTGTCATTGCCCGCCCCCATGAAAAAGCTGTAGTTGGCCACAGATTTTTCAGCCGCCAGATTGTACTTGGCCTGCAAGAGCTCCTGTGTAAGCGTATTGGGAACCGTATTGGGCATCTCCATAAACGATGTGATGCCTCCTGCCACAGCCGCACGCGACTCGGTGTACAGATCGGCCTTGTGGGTAAGGCCCGGCTCGCGAAAATGCACCTGGTCGTCAATCAGTCCGGGCATGAGCCAGTGGCCTGAAGCGTCGTATTCCTCGCCCTTAAAACCTGCCGGAGCATCTCCTTCGTACACCTCGCGAATACGCTGTCCTTCAATCCATACGTGGCCGGTATAGCTCCTTCCTTCGTTGATGATTCGCGCGTTTTTAATCAGTAGTGCCATAGCTTATATGGTAAATCGCATTTGAAAAACGCCCCAAAAGGCCTCCTTGAAAATGTGTGTGCTCATTTTTGATTTGCCGAACTGCCTGTCCACAAAGGTGATGGGCACTTCCACCACGGTAAAATTCTTGCGGATGGCGCGGTACTTCATTTCAATCTGAAAGGCGTAACCCACAAAACGCACCTGGTCCAAACCTATGTTTTCGAGCACTTTGCGCCGATAGCACTTAAAACCCGCGGTGGTGTCTTTGATGTTGATCCACAGAATCATGCGCACATACAGCGAAGCAAAGTAAGACATCAGGATGCGCCCCATCGGCCAGTTGGCCACTTTTCCTCCAGACACGTAGCGGCTTCCAACGGCCACGTCGGCACCTCCATTGGAGCACGCGTCGTACAAGCGCAAAAGGTCATTGGGGTTGTGGCTGAAATCGCAGTCCATTTCGAACACAAAATCGTACTGGCGCTCCAGGGCCCAGCGAAAACCGGCAATATAGGCAGTGCCAAGCCCTTGCTTTCCTTTGCGTTCCAACAAGTGTAAAGAATTGGCAAATTCTGACTGAAGTTTGCGCACAATGTCGGCCGTTCCATCGGGCGAACCGTCGTCAACCACCAGCACGTGAAAAGCTTTTTCCAACGAAAAAACCTTGCGAAGCATGCGCTCAACGTTTTCTTTTTCGTTGTAAGTAGGTATAATAACCAGGCAGTTGGACACGGTGCTTGCGGGTTTTTAGGCTTGACGAAGATAGACCATTTGCCTTGAGAATGAAAACAACGCCAAAATTTGAATGCCTCGTATCCATACTAAATAAGCATCTTTAGACCTTAAACCAGACGCCATGAACACTCGCTTTGCCTTTACCGCCCTGCTCCTGTTGCTCTCAACGGGCCTTTTTTCGCAGGACTCTCAAAACGTAATTCTGCTGGATAACTGGCAGGATGACAACCTTCCTACCATCAGCCACGGCATTCGTTACAATGAAGTATGGGGCTTTGTGCATGATGGTCTGGAATACGCTGTTATAGGTTCAACCATGGGCACCCATATTTTTCGGATTACCGACGATGACACTTTTAGCGAAGTGGCGTTTGTGCCGGGCGCGTTTCAAGGGCAGGTGGTGCACCGCGATTTTCACGACTACAAAGGCTACCTCTACGGCACCTGCGACCAGGGCACCAGCACCTTGCAGATTATTGACCTGCATCTGCTACCCGATACCGTTGAGCTGGTGTACAACTCCAATGAACTCGTGACCACCGCCCACAATATCTTTATTGACAGCACTTCAGCACTGGCTTACCTGGCAGGGCCCAGTGGGTCACCTCTCAGAATTATCTCGCTGGAGGAGCCCACCCAACCCACCCTCGTCAACAACTTCTTTGGTCCGGTAAGTTACGTACACGATCTCTATGTGCGCAATGATACCGCATACCTCAACGCCGCCAATCAGGGGCTTTGGGTGGTGAATTTTGCAGACCCGCTCAATCCCGAACTGCTCGGCTCACTCACTACTTATCCCGACCAGGGCTACAACCACAGCGGCTGGTTGTCCGAAGACAGCCAATTGTACGTGTTTGCCGACGAGAACGACGGATTTGAAATGAAGGCCTGTGACGTGTCGGACCTCGGCAACATAGAGGTGCTGAGTACGTTTGCATCCAATATTTCGCCCAACAGCGTGCCGCACAATCTCATGTTGAAAGACGGCATCGTGTACGTTTCGCACTATAACGATGGCTTACAGATTTTTGACCTTAACGACCCCGAAAACCCCGAGCGTATTGCCTGGTACGACACCTTTAACGGCGACATTTCCTACTCCTTCAACGGGGCGTGGGGCATCTATGCGTTTTTGCCTTCGGGGCGCCTGCTGATCTCTGACCGAACCAGCGGGCTGTATCTTTTCAGAATGGATCTCACGCTAAGCACAGCGGAGCTCAAGCGCGAATCGAGCTTGCAGGTGTTTCCCAATCCCACTTCGGGGCCGCTCACCCTGCGTTGCGACCTGGCGCAAATTACCGGCTTGCGCATAGTAAATCTCGCCGGGCAGGAGGTTCGGTCACTTAATACTACAGGTTTGTGGCGGGGCGATGAATTGCTGCTTGATGTAGGCGATTTACCGCGTGGTTTGTACGTGATTGAAGTGCGCTCGGAGACGGAGGTGCAGCACACGAGGGTGTTGCGGTATTAGGGTTCCAACAGGCACGCGTTGCGAACGCGCCAGTGTTGTGGATTACTCGCCCATCATTTTTTTGATCTGGCGTTCTTCCCATTCGGGGCCAAACCATTTGGGTAGCACAAACACAGAGATGAAATGCGCCAGCAGGCCAAGCCCCCATCCCAGCAGTGGCCAGTAGAACCACCAAAGGCCAGGCGAGGCAAAGTAATTGAGCAGAAACAACCCAATGTTAATCAACACAAAGAAAAACAGGTGGCTGTAAAAACC harbors:
- a CDS encoding histidine kinase translates to MHPAERERAEKYHSAKSRVDALKGFYSHLFFFVLINIGLFLLNYFASPGLWWFYWPLLGWGLGLLAHFISVFVLPKWFGPEWEERQIKKMMGE
- a CDS encoding polyprenol monophosphomannose synthase; its protein translation is MSNCLVIIPTYNEKENVERMLRKVFSLEKAFHVLVVDDGSPDGTADIVRKLQSEFANSLHLLERKGKQGLGTAYIAGFRWALERQYDFVFEMDCDFSHNPNDLLRLYDACSNGGADVAVGSRYVSGGKVANWPMGRILMSYFASLYVRMILWINIKDTTAGFKCYRRKVLENIGLDQVRFVGYAFQIEMKYRAIRKNFTVVEVPITFVDRQFGKSKMSTHIFKEAFWGVFQMRFTI
- a CDS encoding dihydroorotase; this encodes MALLIKNARIINEGRSYTGHVWIEGQRIREVYEGDAPAGFKGEEYDASGHWLMPGLIDDQVHFREPGLTHKADLYTESRAAVAGGITSFMEMPNTVPNTLTQELLQAKYNLAAEKSVANYSFFMGAGNDNLAEVLKTDPQQVCGVKVFMGSSTGNMLVDNRETLKNLFAECKMLIATHCEDEATIRANTERFRHEHGEDIPFRWHPIIRSAEACYKSSSMAVELAEKYGTHLHILHISTARETGLFRNDIPLEEKKITAEACTHHLWFSDADYDTHGARIKWNPAVKTADDRAAVRQAVIDGRIDVLATDHAPHTIEEKGKTYFEAPAGGPLVQHGLLALLDLCHQGVFSPELIVQRACHAPAIRFAVKDRGFIRPGYFADLVLVKPNSPETVEAGKLLYKCGWSPFEGHTFRSKVAATFVNGEQVYNGVRVNDEVRGMRLSFNR
- a CDS encoding DUF4296 domain-containing protein; the protein is MKHWLKVVPLVLVLACQSDRLESPPANALSKEHFITLMVDMHLVEAVVNQKYDLLSDTTGDVFGYYKAVFERHGTTHTDFDSTYNYYLRHPKLLLQVYEQVEDSLRKLSEDLVENEEKWQRKKGG
- a CDS encoding choice-of-anchor B family protein, with the translated sequence MNTRFAFTALLLLLSTGLFSQDSQNVILLDNWQDDNLPTISHGIRYNEVWGFVHDGLEYAVIGSTMGTHIFRITDDDTFSEVAFVPGAFQGQVVHRDFHDYKGYLYGTCDQGTSTLQIIDLHLLPDTVELVYNSNELVTTAHNIFIDSTSALAYLAGPSGSPLRIISLEEPTQPTLVNNFFGPVSYVHDLYVRNDTAYLNAANQGLWVVNFADPLNPELLGSLTTYPDQGYNHSGWLSEDSQLYVFADENDGFEMKACDVSDLGNIEVLSTFASNISPNSVPHNLMLKDGIVYVSHYNDGLQIFDLNDPENPERIAWYDTFNGDISYSFNGAWGIYAFLPSGRLLISDRTSGLYLFRMDLTLSTAELKRESSLQVFPNPTSGPLTLRCDLAQITGLRIVNLAGQEVRSLNTTGLWRGDELLLDVGDLPRGLYVIEVRSETEVQHTRVLRY